In the Candidatus Obscuribacterales bacterium genome, TGTCCTACCAAGAATAGAATAGAATCCGCTTGCAAAATTTCCTGCGCTAATAAATAGGCTCCGTTATTGTCAAACTTGAGTCGAGTGATGTCACAGTGACAGGCTTTGATATATTCAGTGGCTTTGGAAAGAGTCAAAATGCCTTCTGTGACCAAATCAATACAGCTGAGAAGACCAATGGGCGGTAGCTCTTTACGAATGGTAGATAAGTCCATGTCGATGGTTTCACCCAAATAGGTAGCGACGATATTGCCGGTGGTGCCACCACAAATCACCTTGCGTCCCTCAAAGCTAAGCAAGCGGTTAACGTAGTCTTCATCGCGCTCTTCATCCAAGGGTGGGCCGGTGAAGATCATCAGGGGATTACGACGACGGACATAGATGCCGACAAAGGATGCATCATCGCCGATTTCCCCTTGATAAAGAGAGTAGGTTTTTTCAATGACGTCGTGGACAATGGTGCGGGCGGTGCGCGGCTTTTGGTCTAGCACCTGTTCAATATGAGTGGTGATATTATCCCAACCCCAGCCAAAGTTGAGCGCTACGCCCATACCGGCATAAAGCACGCCGTCACTGATGGCTCCCAAAAAATCACCTCGCTCTAGGGTGCCCTCAGATAAGGAAATTTTGCGCCCTAGGATTTCCTCCATGTGGGTTTGGAGTTCCATGCGCTGTCCGTTGCGAATATAGATGACGGCAGGATTATCAAAGTTGATGACGGTAAAGCTGTTGGTCTCGCAGTTAACCTGGATGATGGTAAAGGTTGAGTAGGCAATATTTCTTACTTGACAGATGGGTAAGGTGGCAATGATGGTTTTCAGTACCTCTTCTAGGGGCACCTCCGCCGTCAGCATGGTCAGCAGGATTTCCGTCGTCAGGGTGGCGAGAATATTGGCCTTGACACCGCTCCCTAGTCCATCAGACAGCACAATCGTGGCGGCTTTATCGGTTTTTAGAAACTTTACCTTGTCGCCACATAGCTCTTCACCTTTTTTGTTCAGGCTGAAGGGATAGATATCGAGGACGTTATCAACGGTCATGCCCTATCCTATTGTGCGATCGCCCCTAAAGAACCTCTTTTTCCAGCATCTGAATAATTTTCAGCAGGCTCACCTTCGTTTCCGCTGTGGTTTCTCCCAGTAATCCAGCAATTTCCTGCACCACCTTCATTTGATGATCAACGACTTCATTAACTTTGCGAATCGTATCTCGCTTCAGCTTTTGCAACTCGTGCCGCTGGCTTAGTTCGTGGCTGAAATCTACCATAATGCAGGCGATCACCCCTTCTTCCTCAATCGAAAAAACCACCTGCTTCACAAATAGATTATAGGAAGGATATTCCCGAGTCTGACGTACAACCATATCCTTGTCCCAGGCTTGCTGAAAATCGTCCATGCTATCTAGGATAGTAGAGGCAGGCTGTCCGATGATGTCGTCGCCATTCACCTGGAACATGGTGCAGAAAGCAGGGTTCACCAGTTTGACGTAGAAATTGGCGTCCACCACAATTAAACCGTTGGGATCATAGTCCCACAGCAGTCGCCAGAGATGATTGGAATGGGGGTCAGACATGATAGTCTCTGGTGGATAATTTTGAGGAATGGTACGTCATCAATTGAGTCAGCGTCTTTGGTTGGCAGCACTTAACCCAACCCGCAGGTTAGGAAAGATATGAGACCTAGGGCGATCGCGCCAGGGTTTCCTGAATTTCCGGCAGAATATCTTGGGTGAAGATGGTTTCTACGTTTTGAGGGCTAATGTCTAAAAAGCAGCGATCGCCCAGCTTCATGACAATGCCATGGCTACAGGTTTCTAGGCAGAAGGATCCTTTGAGTTCGACAACGCTTTCAAGCTCATGGGTTTGGATTAAGGACTGCAGCTTGGGTAAAACTTCATAGACCCCTAGCTGGTGACAGGCGGATCCCATGCAGAGAAATAAGTTTTCCTTGGTCATCATTCACCTCGCTGTCTCCTAGGAGCTGCCGTTCGATCATAGAACATGACATGAACATTATCTAATCGCGAAACACCTCCTGAATCACGTGACCATCGGAGCCCAGAAGCTGCACATGGAGGGGCATCTGTCCGGCAGCGTGGGTGGAGCAAGATAGACAGGGATCGAAGCAGCGGATGCCGGCTTCCACACGGTTGAGGAATCCTTCGGGAATATCTGAGTTATGAATATAGTGTTTGGCAATTTGCGCCACGGTTTTATTCATAGCTAAGTTATTTTGCCCGGTGGCAATAATCAGATTCACCTTTTGAATTAGACCATGTTCATCGACCTTATAGTGGTGGAATAGAGTACCTCGGGGAGCTTCGCTGACGCCGATCGCTTCCAGTTCATTCACCCCACCCTCGGCACGAACACGGGTGGAGACAATATCAGGATCGTTGACGAGATCTTGGATATGTTCCAAACAGGCTAGGATTTCAATCAGGCGAGCATAGTGGTAGAGGAACGACGAGGTAGGTACGCCACCGGCGCGATCGCGGAATTCTTTCAGTTCCTGATCGGCTTTAGGGGTGCCGATGTAGCGGCAGACGTTGAGCCGTGCCAGGGGCCCCACTCGATAGATGCCGGCGGGATAGCCCAAGGGTTTGTAATAGGGGAATTTCAGGTACGACCATTTTTCCACCGCTTCACCAAGGAAGCTAGCGTAGTCGTCTTCGCTGAGACCATCGGCAATCACGGAGCCGTTGCTATCGACAAAGCGTAGATGACCACCGTAGTGATCCCACTTACCATCTTCGCCGACCAGTCCCATAAATAAGGAGGGAAATTCGCCAAAAATGCCGATCTCATCCTTCAGTTGCTGATCGATCAAGGTTTTGAAGAGGTTCAGCGCGGTGGTGATTGTTTCAAAGGATTCTGGGAGGCGATCGCGAATCCAGGTACGTCCCTCTTCCGATAGGGGCGATCGCACCCCGCCGGGTACCGCCCAAGCGGCATGGATTTTGCGTGCCCCCAGCAGTTCGATAATCGTTTGCCCAAACTGACGCAGACGAATACCGGCCCGCGCTAGATCTGGGTCGGCAGCAATCAGACCAAAGACATTGCGCTTAGCTGGGTCGCTATCCCAACCCAGCAGAAAATCAGGACTGCTGAGGTGGAAGAACGATAGGGCATGGGACTGGGTGATCTGAGCTAGGTTCATCATCCGCCGCAGCTTTTCCGCCGCCACGGGAATTTTCACGGCTAGGATCTTATCGCCGGTTTTGGCAGCGGCCAGTAGGTGGCTGACAGGACAGATGCCGCAGATGCGCGCCGTAATGCCGGCCATTTCTGTAAAGGGTCGTCCCTCACAGAATTTTTCAAAGCCTCTATATTCCACCACGTGAAACCGAGCGTCATCTACTTCCCCCGCATCGTTAAGGAAAATAGATATCTTGGCATGGCCCTCAATGCGAGTGACCGGATCAATGACA is a window encoding:
- a CDS encoding SpoIIE family protein phosphatase, whose translation is MTVDNVLDIYPFSLNKKGEELCGDKVKFLKTDKAATIVLSDGLGSGVKANILATLTTEILLTMLTAEVPLEEVLKTIIATLPICQVRNIAYSTFTIIQVNCETNSFTVINFDNPAVIYIRNGQRMELQTHMEEILGRKISLSEGTLERGDFLGAISDGVLYAGMGVALNFGWGWDNITTHIEQVLDQKPRTARTIVHDVIEKTYSLYQGEIGDDASFVGIYVRRRNPLMIFTGPPLDEERDEDYVNRLLSFEGRKVICGGTTGNIVATYLGETIDMDLSTIRKELPPIGLLSCIDLVTEGILTLSKATEYIKACHCDITRLKFDNNGAYLLAQEILQADSILFLVGQQINEFYQNPLLPKNISIRRSLIEDLVQFLRQHQKEVSIDYC
- a CDS encoding PAS domain-containing protein, with protein sequence MSDPHSNHLWRLLWDYDPNGLIVVDANFYVKLVNPAFCTMFQVNGDDIIGQPASTILDSMDDFQQAWDKDMVVRQTREYPSYNLFVKQVVFSIEEEGVIACIMVDFSHELSQRHELQKLKRDTIRKVNEVVDHQMKVVQEIAGLLGETTAETKVSLLKIIQMLEKEVL
- a CDS encoding (2Fe-2S) ferredoxin domain-containing protein; translation: MMTKENLFLCMGSACHQLGVYEVLPKLQSLIQTHELESVVELKGSFCLETCSHGIVMKLGDRCFLDISPQNVETIFTQDILPEIQETLARSP
- a CDS encoding Ni/Fe hydrogenase subunit alpha, producing the protein MSKTVVIDPVTRIEGHAKISIFLNDAGEVDDARFHVVEYRGFEKFCEGRPFTEMAGITARICGICPVSHLLAAAKTGDKILAVKIPVAAEKLRRMMNLAQITQSHALSFFHLSSPDFLLGWDSDPAKRNVFGLIAADPDLARAGIRLRQFGQTIIELLGARKIHAAWAVPGGVRSPLSEEGRTWIRDRLPESFETITTALNLFKTLIDQQLKDEIGIFGEFPSLFMGLVGEDGKWDHYGGHLRFVDSNGSVIADGLSEDDYASFLGEAVEKWSYLKFPYYKPLGYPAGIYRVGPLARLNVCRYIGTPKADQELKEFRDRAGGVPTSSFLYHYARLIEILACLEHIQDLVNDPDIVSTRVRAEGGVNELEAIGVSEAPRGTLFHHYKVDEHGLIQKVNLIIATGQNNLAMNKTVAQIAKHYIHNSDIPEGFLNRVEAGIRCFDPCLSCSTHAAGQMPLHVQLLGSDGHVIQEVFRD